The stretch of DNA ACCCCGTGGGAGGAGCGGCGCGACCGCTCCGAGCTCGTCGCGCTCCGGCCGGACGCGAACGATGTGTCGCTGCTCATCTTCACCTCCGGCACCACCGGCGAGCCCAAGGGCGTGATGCACACGCACAACACTCTGACTGCCGCGAATCGACCTCTGCCGCAACGTCTGTCGATCACCTCCGACGACGTGTTCCATATCGCGTCCACGCTCGCGCACCTGACCGGATTCCTGTACGGCGCCCGTCTGAACGTCGAGAACGGCGCCACCTGCGTCCTACAGGACGTGTGGGACAAGGAGCGCTTCGTCGAACTGGTGCAGCGGTATCGGATCACCTACACCTCGGCCGCGACGCCGTTCCTGCACGATCTGATCGGCGCGTCCGGTCTGGCCGACCACGACGTGTCGAGCCTGCGACTGTTCTGCTGCATGGGCGCGCCGATCCCGCGTGCCGTGGTCGCCGAGGCCCGGCGGACCATGCCGTCGCTCGTGGTGCTCGGCGGCTGGGGACAGACCGAGAACGCGCTGGTCACCCTCGGGGTGCCCGGCGACCCCGACGAGAAGATCATCAACACCGACGGTTGCCCGTGGCCCGGTATGGAGATCCGCGTGGTCGACTTCGACGGTGTGCCGCGACCGGCCGACACCGAGGGGCGCCTGCAGGTACGCGGGCCGTCGTTGTTCGTCGGCTATCTGCATCGCATCGACAGGACGCGCGAGGAGTTCGACGGCGACTGGTTCGACACCGGCGACCTCGCGTCCGTCGACGCCGACGGCTACCTGAAGATCGCCGGCCGCACCAAGGACGTGATCATCCGCGGCGGTGAGAACATTCCGGTCGCGTTCGTCGAGAACGTCTTCTACGAGCACCCGAAGATCGCCTCGGTCGCCGTCGTCGGCGTCCCCGATCCGCGGCTGCAGGAACGGGCGTGCGCGTGCGTCGTCCTCAAGGAGGAGTACGCGGCGGACGGCTTCACCTTCGAGGAGATGAAGGAGTATCTGCTCGGCAAAGGACTGGCCAAACAGTACTGGCCCGAGCGGCTCGAAGTCCTCGACGCACTGCCGACCACGCCGAGCGGCAAGATCCAGAAGTTCGCACTACGCAAGCAGGTGAATCAATGACCGATCCGACGACCGTGACCCTCGACGTGACCGATGGAGTCGCCCTGGTCACGGTGAACAGGCCCGAGGTCCGCAACGCGATCAACGCCCAGGTGCAGGCCGACCTCGCGGCCGCACTCGACGAGGTGCGCCGCGATGACGCCGTCGGGGCGGTGGTGTTCACCGGTGCGGGGGACAGGGCGTTCGCCGCCGGAGCCGACATCGGGCAGTTGCGGAACTACGACATGCACACCGGGCTCGCCGGCTCGATGGGCCGGCTCTACGACACCGTCGAACAGTTCGAGAAGCCGACGATCGCGGCGGTGAACGGTTACGCGCTCGGCGGCGGTTGTGAGCTGTCGATGGCGTGCGACATCCGGATCGCATCGGAGAGAGCATGTTTCGGACTTCCGGAGACCACGCTGTCGGTGCTGCCCGGCGCGGGTGGAACTCAGCGACTGGCGCGGCTGGTCGGCGTGGGGCTCGCCATCGACATGATCCTCACCGCACGCACGCTGACCGCCGACGAGGCACTGACCGCGGGACTGGCGACCTACGTGGTGCCCGCCGAGGACCTGCTCGACAAGGCCCGCGAGGTGGCGGCCTCGATCATCGCGAAGGGGCCGGTGGCCGTACGACTGGCCACGACGGTGATCCGGGCGGGGATGGACGCCGACCAGCACACCGGGCAGGTCATCGAACGACTCGCCCAGTCGCTGCTGTACACGACAGCTGACAAGTCGGAGGGCGCGGCCGCGTTCCTGGCCAAGCGCACGCCCGAATGGAGCGGCCGATGAGCATCGAGCGAGTCCTCGTCGCCGGTGCGGGTGCGATGGGGTCGCAGATCGCGATGGTCTGCGCGTTCGCCGGGTACCACGTGACCCTCCACGACCTGGACCCGACCGCGCTCGACGCCGCGACCGCGGCGCTGCGCGAGCGCACCTCGTCGATGGTCGCGAAGGGCCGACGCACCGCCGAAGAAGTGGATGCGGCGCACGCCCGCCTGCACACCGCGAGCACCCTGCCCGACGACGCAGACCTGGTGATCGAGGCGATCGTCGAACGTCTCGACGTGAAACGCGCGTTCTTCGCCGACCTCGACACCCGACTGCCCGCCGAGACGATCCTGGCGAGCAACTCGTCGAGTCTCGTCCCGTCCTCCATGGCGTCGGCGATCCGGCGCCCGGACCGCTTCGTCAACCTGCACTTCTTCAATCCGGCGCTCGTGATGCCGTGCGTGGAGGTGGTGCGCGGACCGGAGACCGGCGACGCGACCGCCGCGGCGGCAACGGCTTTCGTCGAAAGCCTCGGCAAGGTCCCGGTCGTGCTCGCCAGGGAGATCCCGGGATTCGTGGCCAACCGGCTCCTCAACGCGGTGCGCGACGAGGCGATCGCGCTGTACGAGGGCGGCTACGCCGACGTCGACGCGATCGACACCGCCGCCCGCACCGCACTCGGGTATCCCATGGGCCCCTTCGAACTGATGGACCTCACCGGCGTCGACATCGGGTACCTCACCAAGAAGGCCCGCTTCGACGAGACCGGCGACCCCGCCGACGCCCCGTCGGCCACGGTGTCGCGGCTGGTCGCCGACGGACACCTCGGCCGCAAGACCGGACGCGGCTTCTACCTCTACGACTCCACCGGCGCGCGCGTCGGGAAAGGCATCTAGACGATGGACTTCCAACTCAGCGACGAGCAGATCGCCTTCCAGCGGACCGCCCGCGACTTCCTCGACAAGGAAGTGGTCCCGTTCCGCGCCGAATGGGACCGTCGGGAGTCCGTCGACACCGAGCTGATTCCCAAGCTCGGCGAACTCGGCTTCTTCGGACTCACCATCCCGGAGGAGTACGGCGGCCTCGGCGGCGACTACATCACCTACTGCCTGGGCATGGAGGAACTCGGCCGCGCCGACTCCTCGGTGCGCGGCATCGTCTCGGTGTCGATGGGACTGTTCGGCAAGATCGTCCTCTCGCACGGCACCGAGGAACAGAAGCAGCGGTGGCTGCCCGGCATCGCGTCGGGCACTCTGCTCGGCTGCTTCGGCCTCACCGAACCCGACAACGGATCCGACCCGTCCCGGTTGACGACCCGCGCCGTGCGCGACGGCACGGACTGGGTGATCACCGGCACCAAGATCTTCATCACCAACGGGTCCTGGGCCGACGTGTGCGTGGTGTTCGCACGGACCGGAGGCGGCGGTGCGAAGGGCGTCTCGGCGTTCCTCGTCCCGACCGACACTCCCGGCTTCGAGCGCACCGAGATCCACGGCAAACTCGGTCTGCGCGGTCAGGCGACCGCCGAGCTGAGCTTCGACGCGGTCCGCGTGCCCGCCGACGCGATGCTCGGCGACGAGGGACAGGGCTTCGCGATCGCGATGACGTCCCTAGACAAGGGTCGGGTCTCGGTGGGTGCGGGCTGCACCGGAATCATCGCGGGCTGCCTGGACGCCGTCGTCGACTACACCACGCAGCGGCAGCAGTTCGGCAAGCCGATCGCATCCTTCCAGATGATCCAGGACATGATCGCCGAGATCTCCGTCGACGCCGACTGCGCGCGCCTGCTCACCTGGCGGGCCGCCGACCTCGTCGAACGCGGTGAGCCGATCGCGCTGGCCGCGTCGAAGGCCAAACTGTTCGCCTCCGAGAAGGCCGTCAAGGCGGCCAACCTCGCGCTGCAGGCCTTCGGCGGCTACGGGTACGTCGACGAGTACCCGGTGCAGAAGTACATGCGCGACGCCCGCGTCATGACCCTCTACGAGGGCACCTCGCAGATCCAGAAGCTTCTCATCGGACGCGCCGAGACCGGCGTCTCCGCCTTCGTCTGACCGCACACCACCGACTCGTACAAGGGACACCGTCATGGCCTCCACACCGCTCGAACTGTTCTCCGTCGACCACCTGTTCTCCGACGAGGAGATCGCCATCCGCGACACCGTGCGCGCCTACGTCGACCGGTCGGTCCGCCCGCACATCGCCGACTGGTACGAGTCCGGGCAGATCCCGGCCCGCGAGCTGGCGCGCGAACTCGGTGCACTCGGCGTCCTCGGCATGCACCTGGACGGCTACGGCTGCGCGGGCACGACGGCGACCGCCTACGGTCTGGCCTGCCTGGAACTCGAAGCCGGCGACTCCGGACTGCGGTCCCTGGTCTCGGTGCAGGGCTCGCTGGCCATGTTCGCGATCTGGAGATGGGGCAGCGAGGAGCAGAAGCAGGAGTGGCTTCCGCGCATGGCGGCGGGGGAGGCCATCGGCTGTTTCGGCCTCACCGAACCCGACTACGGCTCCAACCCCGCGGGTATGCGCACCCGAGCCCGGCGCGACGGTGACGACTGGATCCTCAACGGCACCAAGATGTGGATCACCAACGGCAGCGTCGCCGACGTCGCCGTCGTGTGGGCGCAGACCGACGAGCCGGGCAACGGCCGGGGAGTGCGCGGTTTCGTCGTGCCGACCGACGCCCCGGGATTCTCGGCGCCCGCGATCAAGCACAAGATGTCGCTGCGCGCCTCGGTGACCAGCGAACTCGTCCTGGACGACGTTCGCCTGCCGGATTCGGCGATGCTGCCGGAGGCCGTCGGACTGCGCGGGCCTCTGTCGTGCCTGAACGAGGCTCGCTACGGCATCGTGTGGGGTGCGCTCGGCGCCGCTCGCGACTGCCTGGACTCGGCGATCGCCTATGCGAACGACCGCGACATCTTCGATCGGCCGCTCACCGCGTTCCAGATCACCCAGACCAAGATCGCCGACATGACCCTCGAACTGGGCAAGGGCGTCCTGCTGGCCGCGCACCTGGGCGCGATGAAGGACGCGGGGACTCTGCGCCAGGAGCAGATCAGTCTCGGCAAGCTCAACAACGTCCGCGAGTCCATCGAGATCGCCCGCTCCTGCCGCACGATCTTCGGCGCCGCGGGTATCACCCTGGAGTTCCCGATCATGCGGCACGCCAACAACCTCGAATCGGTCCTGACCTACGAGGGCACCAGCGAGGTGCACCAGCTGATCATCGGCCAGGCCGTCACCGGGCAGGGCGCGTTCGGCTGACCGGTGGCCGGGGCCGGTCGACCCGCCGATTCCCGCCGACTGGTGCAATCGACACTCATTATCATTAGTCTGGGAGGTGATCCCCGGCGACTCCGTCATGAGGACCGGTCGCCACGCGAAAGGAACCCCCCGATGGCTGTCGTCACCACCTCCGTCGAGCTTCCCGTCTCCGCCGCACGTGCTCGCCGTCTGGCTGCTGTCCCCGAAGTGATGCAGTTCGTGCTCGCACCCGTGCTCACGTTCTCGACCGACGAGTTCCCGGCGCCCGACGTCGCGATCACGCCGGGATTCAGTGCATCCGGGCGGGTGAAGTGGCTGGGTGTGTTGCCGACGTGGACGCACCGGATCACCGTCATCGCGCTGGACGATCTCGAGGTGTACACGAAGGAGCGCGGCGGACCGGTGCGCGTGTGGAATCACCGGTTGACGTTCGAGCCCACCGGTGAGAACTCGTGCCGCTACACCGACCGCGTCGAGACCGAGCACGGCCCGCGGGGGTGGGGAACGACGGTGTTCGCTCGGCTGATCTTCCGGCACCGTCATCGTCGATGGCATCTGCTGACGTCGATGCTCGCGGCCGAACGAGACCGGAGCCGACCCGACCCGATCTGACCGGTGCGCGCGGAGTCGTCGTCGCTCGCGGGGGCCGCCGCCTCCGCGGTGACCCGCGTCTTCTACAGGTCGCTCATCTGAACCGTCCTCGAACACAGTGCGTCGAGAACGTGGGCGTCGTGGGCGACGATCAGCGACGACACGCCGTGGTCGATCCTCAGCCGGGTGAGGAGCTCGATGATCCGGTCCGTCGACGCCGGGTCGAGTGAGGCGGTCACCTCGTCGCAGATCAGCAGCCGCGGGTCGGCGGCGAGAGCGCGGGCTATCGCCACGCGTTGACGCTGGCCGCCGGACAGACGCCCGGGTCGACGCCGTGCGAGATCCGGGTCGAGGCCGACGTCGGCGAGCAGGTCCCGCACCCGGTCCCGACGACGGCCCGCGGACGTTCGAGGCAGGAAGCGGGCGATGCTCGTGCCGACCGAGACGGCCGGATTGAGAGTCGATGCGGGATCTTGTGGAATCAGACAGACGGCCCGCGCCTGTGCGCGGGTACGTCGTCGGACACGATCGGCGAGTTCCGTTCCGTCGAGGACGATCCGACCGGCGTCGGGCGGATGCAATCCCACGAGCGCGCGTGCGAGCGTCGACTTCCCGGTTCCGGAGTCACCGGAGAGCCCGACCGCCTCGCCCGCGGCGATCCGCAGCGATGCGGCCGAGCAGATCGGGTCGCGGCGTCCCGGGTACGTCAACCGGAGCCCGTCGACCGTGAGTCGAGCGTCGCCGACCGACACGTGCTCACCGCGGATCGCCGTCGTGCTCCCGCGGGGAACGGGCGCCGCGGGCGGTGGACCGTCGGCGACGATCCGTCCGTCGGCCATCTCGACGATCCGGTCACTGATGCGATAGGCGATCGGCAGGTCGTGGGTGATGACGATCGCGGTCTTCCCGGTCGCGGCCACCAGACGAGAGATCAGGTCGGCGACGTCGCGAGCCGTGGCGGCGTCCAGTCCGGCCGTCGGCTCGTCGAGCATCACGAGTCCGCCGCCCGCCGCCAACGCACGGACGAGTGCGACCCGGCGGCGCTGCCCGCCGGAGAGGTGGCGCGGTCGACGGCTGAGGAACTCCTCGTCGGTGGGCAACCCGACCGTCTGCAGCAGCGTCCGAGGATCGTGGTCGTCGCGAGCGAGTTCGGAGATCAGCTCGCCGACCCGCATGGACGGGGTCAACGCGGTCCCCGGATCCTGTCCGACGTATGTGACATGGTCGCGGCGGAGCCGCCGCACGGCGGATTCGCTCGATCGCGTTCCGTCGACGACCACATCGCTCCCGGCCGTCCGAATCCGGCCCGCGCTGATCGCCAGGCCGGGCCGGACATGTCCGACGGCGGCGAGCGCGAGTGTGGTCTTTCCGGAGCCGGAAGGCCCGGTCACCGCGGTGACGCCGCCGGCCGTGATGCGCAGGTCGACGTCGTCGAGGATTCGGTGTCCGCCGGGCCCGGTCACCATGAGCCCGGTGATGTCCAGCGCGTTCATCGCTGCTGGGTTCATCGCCGCTGGGTTCATCGCCGCTGGGTCCATCGATCGGCGATCATCGTCAACGGGACGGTCAGTCCCACGATC from Gordonia humi encodes:
- a CDS encoding enoyl-CoA hydratase/isomerase family protein, which translates into the protein MTDPTTVTLDVTDGVALVTVNRPEVRNAINAQVQADLAAALDEVRRDDAVGAVVFTGAGDRAFAAGADIGQLRNYDMHTGLAGSMGRLYDTVEQFEKPTIAAVNGYALGGGCELSMACDIRIASERACFGLPETTLSVLPGAGGTQRLARLVGVGLAIDMILTARTLTADEALTAGLATYVVPAEDLLDKAREVAASIIAKGPVAVRLATTVIRAGMDADQHTGQVIERLAQSLLYTTADKSEGAAAFLAKRTPEWSGR
- a CDS encoding 3-hydroxyacyl-CoA dehydrogenase family protein; translated protein: MSIERVLVAGAGAMGSQIAMVCAFAGYHVTLHDLDPTALDAATAALRERTSSMVAKGRRTAEEVDAAHARLHTASTLPDDADLVIEAIVERLDVKRAFFADLDTRLPAETILASNSSSLVPSSMASAIRRPDRFVNLHFFNPALVMPCVEVVRGPETGDATAAAATAFVESLGKVPVVLAREIPGFVANRLLNAVRDEAIALYEGGYADVDAIDTAARTALGYPMGPFELMDLTGVDIGYLTKKARFDETGDPADAPSATVSRLVADGHLGRKTGRGFYLYDSTGARVGKGI
- a CDS encoding AMP-binding protein: MSFETILTPELIEQYTRGGYWQGRIITDWLDDAADSTPDKIAFIDVHREITYGALRDEVDRCALGLLELGVEAGDVVSFQLPNWIEWIVVHYAATRIGAVSNPLIPIYREREVGFMVALAATKVLVIPQTFRNFDYPEMYAGMSEQTSTVAHTLVVGGSYDEFMATPWEERRDRSELVALRPDANDVSLLIFTSGTTGEPKGVMHTHNTLTAANRPLPQRLSITSDDVFHIASTLAHLTGFLYGARLNVENGATCVLQDVWDKERFVELVQRYRITYTSAATPFLHDLIGASGLADHDVSSLRLFCCMGAPIPRAVVAEARRTMPSLVVLGGWGQTENALVTLGVPGDPDEKIINTDGCPWPGMEIRVVDFDGVPRPADTEGRLQVRGPSLFVGYLHRIDRTREEFDGDWFDTGDLASVDADGYLKIAGRTKDVIIRGGENIPVAFVENVFYEHPKIASVAVVGVPDPRLQERACACVVLKEEYAADGFTFEEMKEYLLGKGLAKQYWPERLEVLDALPTTPSGKIQKFALRKQVNQ
- a CDS encoding acyl-CoA dehydrogenase family protein, whose translation is MASTPLELFSVDHLFSDEEIAIRDTVRAYVDRSVRPHIADWYESGQIPARELARELGALGVLGMHLDGYGCAGTTATAYGLACLELEAGDSGLRSLVSVQGSLAMFAIWRWGSEEQKQEWLPRMAAGEAIGCFGLTEPDYGSNPAGMRTRARRDGDDWILNGTKMWITNGSVADVAVVWAQTDEPGNGRGVRGFVVPTDAPGFSAPAIKHKMSLRASVTSELVLDDVRLPDSAMLPEAVGLRGPLSCLNEARYGIVWGALGAARDCLDSAIAYANDRDIFDRPLTAFQITQTKIADMTLELGKGVLLAAHLGAMKDAGTLRQEQISLGKLNNVRESIEIARSCRTIFGAAGITLEFPIMRHANNLESVLTYEGTSEVHQLIIGQAVTGQGAFG
- a CDS encoding acyl-CoA dehydrogenase family protein, with the translated sequence MDFQLSDEQIAFQRTARDFLDKEVVPFRAEWDRRESVDTELIPKLGELGFFGLTIPEEYGGLGGDYITYCLGMEELGRADSSVRGIVSVSMGLFGKIVLSHGTEEQKQRWLPGIASGTLLGCFGLTEPDNGSDPSRLTTRAVRDGTDWVITGTKIFITNGSWADVCVVFARTGGGGAKGVSAFLVPTDTPGFERTEIHGKLGLRGQATAELSFDAVRVPADAMLGDEGQGFAIAMTSLDKGRVSVGAGCTGIIAGCLDAVVDYTTQRQQFGKPIASFQMIQDMIAEISVDADCARLLTWRAADLVERGEPIALAASKAKLFASEKAVKAANLALQAFGGYGYVDEYPVQKYMRDARVMTLYEGTSQIQKLLIGRAETGVSAFV
- a CDS encoding ABC transporter ATP-binding protein, whose product is MNPAAMNALDITGLMVTGPGGHRILDDVDLRITAGGVTAVTGPSGSGKTTLALAAVGHVRPGLAISAGRIRTAGSDVVVDGTRSSESAVRRLRRDHVTYVGQDPGTALTPSMRVGELISELARDDHDPRTLLQTVGLPTDEEFLSRRPRHLSGGQRRRVALVRALAAGGGLVMLDEPTAGLDAATARDVADLISRLVAATGKTAIVITHDLPIAYRISDRIVEMADGRIVADGPPPAAPVPRGSTTAIRGEHVSVGDARLTVDGLRLTYPGRRDPICSAASLRIAAGEAVGLSGDSGTGKSTLARALVGLHPPDAGRIVLDGTELADRVRRRTRAQARAVCLIPQDPASTLNPAVSVGTSIARFLPRTSAGRRRDRVRDLLADVGLDPDLARRRPGRLSGGQRQRVAIARALAADPRLLICDEVTASLDPASTDRIIELLTRLRIDHGVSSLIVAHDAHVLDALCSRTVQMSDL